The following coding sequences lie in one Arthrobacter sp. PGP41 genomic window:
- a CDS encoding ABC transporter ATP-binding protein, with amino-acid sequence MLSAQLLSVMGRRDPLLPATSLHVNRGELLLATGRRQDHRTALALVLSGRMKATGGLITWDGSERIKPRRLASALVDSPGVNEPEQHLSVRDLVTEDLALVPRRYRGALLSNPWLKVNSFEDIAGLWTEQLDPGRRLELLTALALANPRTDLLVVDSPDRHGADESEWLPGLQRLAFDGGRPLAVVATVGALPTSWDGPSAAIGNAAAGDAATGNAAETAELETEVAK; translated from the coding sequence TTGCTCTCAGCACAGCTGCTCTCTGTCATGGGCCGCAGGGACCCCCTGCTTCCGGCGACTTCCCTCCACGTGAACCGCGGCGAACTCCTGTTGGCCACCGGGCGACGGCAGGACCACCGCACAGCTCTTGCGCTGGTGCTCAGCGGCAGGATGAAGGCAACAGGAGGCCTCATCACCTGGGACGGCAGCGAGCGCATCAAACCGCGCCGGCTGGCCAGCGCCCTGGTGGACTCCCCCGGTGTGAACGAGCCGGAACAGCACCTCAGCGTCCGGGACCTTGTCACCGAGGACCTTGCCCTGGTCCCGCGACGCTACCGGGGGGCATTGCTAAGCAACCCGTGGCTGAAGGTGAACAGCTTCGAGGACATTGCCGGCCTCTGGACCGAGCAACTGGACCCCGGCCGGCGGCTTGAGCTCCTGACCGCGCTCGCGCTGGCAAATCCGCGCACGGACTTGCTGGTGGTCGATTCCCCCGACCGGCACGGTGCGGATGAGTCCGAGTGGCTGCCGGGGCTGCAGCGCCTGGCGTTCGACGGCGGACGGCCGCTCGCCGTCGTCGCCACTGTTGGCGCCCTCCCGACGTCGTGGGACGGACCCAGCGCAGCCATCGGCAACGCCGCCGCGGGGGATGCCGCCACGGGGAATGCCGCGGAAACTGCTGAACTCGAAACAGAGGTTGCCAAATGA